In one window of Candidatus Dadabacteria bacterium DNA:
- a CDS encoding energy transducer TonB — MGRPVDNLKKFILFSVVFHVLISIAWGKIVVQRSVPVYGDHIEVSLRHFEFRKPAPAEKVVKKKKVVKKKKEKVVKEVKKRDDSLALKKEAKPAPEEQSEESYATARPSYGFTPRPGYPAVAIRRGYEGSVLLNVHVLPNGEPEEVTIFKSSGHKVLDNAALKAVKKWRFVPAQRGFRAVSSWVKVPIEFRLE; from the coding sequence ATGGGCAGGCCGGTTGACAATCTCAAGAAATTCATACTGTTTTCAGTTGTCTTCCATGTTCTTATATCTATTGCCTGGGGGAAGATTGTCGTGCAGAGAAGCGTCCCCGTATACGGCGATCACATAGAGGTTTCCCTGAGGCATTTCGAATTCAGAAAACCCGCACCCGCAGAAAAAGTCGTAAAGAAAAAAAAGGTTGTTAAGAAGAAAAAAGAAAAAGTCGTAAAGGAAGTGAAAAAGCGGGATGACTCCCTGGCGCTTAAAAAGGAAGCAAAACCCGCCCCGGAGGAGCAATCCGAGGAGAGTTATGCCACCGCGAGGCCATCTTACGGTTTTACCCCCAGACCTGGCTATCCCGCGGTTGCCATAAGACGCGGTTACGAGGGCAGCGTGTTGCTTAATGTGCATGTGCTTCCGAACGGGGAACCCGAGGAAGTAACCATCTTCAAATCCTCCGGTCACAAGGTTCTTGATAATGCCGCTTTGAAGGCTGTAAAAAAGTGGAGATTCGTCCCGGCGCAAAGGGGCTTCAGGGCGGTTTCAAGCTGGGTCAAGGTTCCGATAGAGTTTCGGCTGGAATGA
- the greA gene encoding transcription elongation factor GreA, with the protein MSVQRVLITPDGWKKLRDELHRLKTVERQEVIRLIEYARSLGDLSENAEYETAKQKQSFIEGKIQEIEDRLGRAEVIDPEKITARDRVVFGLTVTVEDIDSGDIKKYKLVGEDESEPEEGFISVTSPVGSALIGKRVDDEIQVRVPGGIKEFLVINIE; encoded by the coding sequence GAGTGTCCAGAGAGTGCTAATTACTCCCGATGGCTGGAAAAAGCTTCGGGACGAACTGCATAGGTTGAAAACCGTCGAAAGACAGGAAGTAATCAGACTTATAGAATATGCGAGGTCCCTCGGGGATCTTTCCGAAAACGCCGAGTACGAGACCGCCAAGCAGAAACAGTCGTTCATAGAGGGAAAGATACAGGAAATAGAAGACCGCCTCGGCCGCGCGGAAGTAATTGACCCCGAAAAAATCACTGCCCGGGACAGGGTGGTTTTCGGTCTTACGGTTACTGTGGAGGATATCGATTCCGGGGACATAAAGAAGTACAAGCTTGTGGGAGAGGATGAATCCGAGCCCGAAGAAGGCTTTATATCGGTTACCTCTCCGGTCGGCAGCGCGCTTATCGGAAAGAGAGTCGATGACGAGATACAGGTCAGGGTTCCCGGAGGGATTAAGGAATTTCTGGTTATTAATATAGAATAA